In one window of Solanum pennellii chromosome 2, SPENNV200 DNA:
- the LOC107010305 gene encoding probable starch synthase 4, chloroplastic/amyloplastic: MEMKISNCFPTQKWCGGASFSRQVNVRFYPLPSQRLPPASGKMRQRRNFSLQNKKKQTKTINIERPPDVDLQLSDDVDSDTEKMSKQSLSSSNQEVSIEENVDTLTEIKSSDESTYSSVDSNEEGQPSSVHLKDLIGMIRNAEKNIHLLNEARVHALEELQKVLGEKEDLHGKINILEMKLAETDARLSVASQEKIHVELLEDQLGKLKNELSRSRGSEENVLNVNNSVPLSRSDFVNSLSEQCDSLRKENMLLKQDLQSMKSELSLVKETDERVLMLEKERSVLESSLIELESKLAASQEGVSELSALKLECKNLYEKVEHLQALLAKATKQADQAISVLQQNQELRKKVDRLEESLEEASIYKLSSEKLQQYNEQMQQKIKLLDERLQRSDEEIQSYVLLHQDSVKEFQDTLDNLKNETKKKALDEPVNEMPSEFWSRLLLMIEGWSMEKKISKDDAKLLRELVWKRDRRICDAYMSCKEKNDREILAAFLRFTSSPTRPGLHIIHIAAEMAPVAKVGGLGDVVAGLGKALQEKGHLVEIVLPKYDCMQYESIKDMKVLDVVVESYFDGRLYKNNIWTGTVEGLPVYFIEPTHPGKFFCRGQLYGEHDDFKRFSFFSRVALELLLQAEKRPDIIHCHDWQTAFVAPLYWEIYVPKGLDSARICFTCHNFEYQGTAPASELTSCGLDAYHLNRPDRMQDNSANDRINPVKGAIVFSNIVTTVSPTYAQEVRSVQGGKGLHATINSHSKKFAGILNGIDTAAWNPASDNFLKVQYSASDIDGKIENKEALRRLLGLSSSDFRQPLVGCITRLVPQKGVHLIRHAVYRTLELGGQFVLLGSSPVPHIQREFEDIGNHFQNHEHARLVLKYDEALSHLIYAASDMLIIPSIFEPCGLTQMIAMRYGSIPIARKTGGLNDSVFDVDDDSIPLQFRNGFTFATADEQGFNNALERAFNYYMNNYEFWKELVQKDMSIDFSWDSSASQYEELYEKAVLRARAASRS, from the exons ATGGAGATGAAGATCTCCAATTGTTTTCCCACGCAAAAATGGTGCGGAGGAGCATCTTTTTCTAGACAAGTAAATGTTCGATTCTATCCACTACCTTCTCAACGCTTGCCTCCAGCTTCCGGCAAAATGCGCCAGCGCCGCAATTTTAG TTTGCAGAACAAGAAAAAACAAACCAAGACAATAAATATCGAACGCCCACCAGATGTTGATCTACAGTTAAGTGATGATGTAGATTCTGATACTGAAAAGATGTCCAAACAAAGCCTATCAAGTTCAAATCAGGAAGTTTCCATCGAAGAAAATGTTGACACTTTGACGGAAATCAAAAGTTCAGATGAGAGTACTTATTCG TCTGTCGACTCAAATGAGGAGGGACAACCTTCAAGTGTTCATCTTAAGGATTTGATTGGCATGATAAGAAATGCGGAAAAGA ATATTCATCTACTCAATGAAGCTCGGGTCCATGCGTTAGAAGAACTTCAAAAAGTTCTTGGAGAGAAAGAGGATTTGCATGGGAAGATCAATATCTTAGAAATGAAGCTAGCAGAAACTGATGCACGGCTCAGCGTTGCTTCCCAAGAAAAAATACACGTGGAACTTCTAGAAGACCAGTTGGGAAAGCTAAAAAATGAGTTGTCTAGAAGCAGAGGCAGTGAGGAAAATGTGCTTAATGTGAATAATTCAGTTCCTCTTTCACGTAGTGATTTTGTAAATTCACTGAGTGAGCAATGTGATTCGTTAAGGAAAGAAAATATGTTATTGAAGCAAGATCTTCAATCGATGAAGTCAGAGCTTAGCTTAGTCAAGGAAACAGATGAACGCGTTTTAATGCTAGAGAAAGAACGATCAGTTCTTGAATCTTCTTTAATTGAGTTGGAATCTAAACTGGCTGCATCTCAGGAAGGTGTTTCGGAGCTCTCTGCCTTGAAATTGGAGTgcaaaaatttatatgaaaaggtGGAACACTTACAAGCATTGCTAGCTAAGGCAACCAAACAAGCAGATCAAGCAATATCAGTGCTACAGCAAAACCAAGAGCTGCGGAAAAAGGTCGACAGGCTTGAAGAATCTCTTGAAGAGGCTAGCATCTATAAACTTTCATCTGAAAAATTACAGCAGTATAATGAACAAATGCAGCAAAAGATAAAACTTCTTGATGAACGCCTTCAGAGGTCTGATGAAGAGATACAATCTTATGTCCTGCTGCATCAGGATTCTGTCAAGGAGTTTCAAGATACACttgataatttgaaaaatgaaactaaaaaaaaagctCTAGATGAACCTGTAAACGAGATGCCTTCCGAATTTTGGAGTCGGTTATTGCTGATGATTGAAGGTTGGTCTATGGAAAAGAAAATCTCAAAGGATGATGCAAAGTTGTTAAGAGAACTGGTCTGGAAGAGAGATAGACGTATTTGTGATGCATATATGTCATGCAAGGAAAAGAATGATCGTGAAATTCTAGCGGCATTTCTTAGATTTACTTCATCACCAACACG TCCAGGACTGCATATCATCCATATTGCAGCCGAGATGGCCCCTGTTGCGAAG GTAGGTGGTCTAGGGGATGTGGTGGCAGGTCTTGGCAAAGCTCTGCAGGAGAAAGGACACCTTGTGGAAATTGTTCTTCCTAAATATGATTGTATGCAGTATGAGTCAATCAAGGACATGAAG GTCTTAGATGTGGTGGTTGAGTCCTATTTTGATGGTCggttatacaaaaataatatctgGACGGGCACTGTTGAAG gCCTTCCAGTTTATTTTATTGAACCTACGCATCCTGGTAAATTCTTCTGTAGAGGACAACTTTATGGAGAGCACGATGATTTCAAACGATTTTCATTCTTTAGCAGGGTAGCACTTGAATTACTACTTCAGGCTGAAAAGAGACCAGATATAATTCATTGCCATGATTGGCAAACAGCTTTTGTT GCACCACTTTATTGGGAAATATATGTGCCAAAAGGATTGGACTCAGCGAGGATTTGCTTTACATGCCATAATTTTGAGTATCAAGGGACTGCACCGGCATCAGAATTAACATCTTGCGGTCTTGATGCTTATCACTTGAACAGACCAGATAGGATGCAGGACAATTCAGCAAATGATAGAATAAATCCCGTGAAG GGTGCAATTGTGTTCTCTAACATTGTTACCACAGTTTCACCAACTTATGCTCAAGAGGTCCGCTCTGTTCAG GGAGGAAAAGGACTTCATGCAACAATTAACTCCCATTCTAAGAAATTTGCTGGAATTCTAAATGGAATCGATACTGCTGCTTGGAATCCTGCTTCTGATAATTTTCTTAAGGTCCAATACAGTGCCAGTGACATAGatggaaaaatagaaaataaagaagCTTTAAGAAGACTTCTAGGGCTCTCTTCTTCTGACTTTAGACAACCATTG GTTGGTTGCATAACAAGACTGGTTCCTCAAAAGGGCGTGCATCTTATTAGACATGCCGTATATAGGACTTTGGAGTTGGGAGGTCAATTTGTTCTTCTTGGTTCTAGCCCGGTGCCGCATATTCAG AGGGAATTTGAGGATATTGGGAACCATTTCCAAAATCACGAACATGCTCGGTTGGTATTGAAGTATGATGAGGCTCTTTCCCATTTGATATATGCAGCATCTGACATGCTTATTATCCCTTCCATCTTTGAGCCTTGCGGTCTTACTCAG ATGATAGCGATGAGATATGGGTCGATACCAATTGCTAGGAAAACAGGGGGCTTGAATGATAG TGTTTTTGATGTTGATGATGACTCAATCCCACTTCAGTTTAGAAATGGATTCACATTTGCGACTGCTGATGAACAG GGATTCAACAATGCTTTGGAACGTGCATTTAACTATTACATGAACAATTATGAGTTTTGGAAAGAGCTTGTTCAGAAGGACATGAGCATAGATTTTAGTTGGGATTCATCAGCATCACAATATGAAGAACTTTACGAGAAGGCTGTGTTGAGAGCAAGAGCTGCAAGTCGTAGTTGA
- the LOC107010520 gene encoding purine permease 21-like, translated as MGTVAEKKLDIINVQEETDDPKTKKTDALIVIPAESLTTTPNSVNKYTKWLEIGIYALIVLVSQTVATILGKLYYNKGGKSTWVISLTETIAFPILLIPMIFNCTNNNNNKIPNLDSKSPSLMTKLFIYVFLGFLVGIGCGLFSIGLLHLPASTFSLISSSQLAFNVLFSLFMKLEKITPLIANSITLVTISSLLLAIDSSNNASSYHHNAIGFICTLIASALFGLLFSLTDLYFRKFFKKSTLREFMDVIICQSFFATCIIMIGLFASKNWRNLKTEMNSFELGRLAYIMILIWISVCWQLYTYCLLGLIMKVSAVFANVITTLGAPLIPIMSVIIFNDKMSGVKAISIVLAIWGFSSYAYQQYLDELNHKDDSNEIEDESTDRQTI; from the exons ATGGGAACTGTAGCAGAAAAGAAGCTGGATATCATCA ACGTCCAAGAAGAAACTGATGATCCAAAAACGAAGAAGACAGATGCATTAATCGTTATACCAGCTGAATCATTAACGACGACTCCAAACTCTGTTAATAAGTACACGAAATGGCTCGAAATAGGCATTTACGCCTTGATTGTACTTGTTAGCCAGACAGTAGCTACAATACTTGGAAAGTTGTATTACAACAAAGGTGGAAAAAGTACCTGGGTGATTTCACTAACTGAAACTATTGCTTTTCCCATTCTATTAATTCCAATGATCTTTAATTGcaccaataataataacaacaaaatccCTAATTTAGACTCAAAATCTCCTTCTTTGATGACCAAATTATTTATCTATGTATTTCTTGGCTTTCTAGTTGGAATTGGCTGTGGTTTATTTTCCATTGGTCTTTTACATCTCCCAGCTTCAACATTTTCTCTTATTTCCTCAAGTCAATTAGCCTTCAACGTCTTGTTCTCCCTCTTCATGAAACTCGAAAAAATTACCCCTCTCATCGCGAATTCTATCACCCTCGTAACCATCTCCTCCCTCCTCCTAGCCATAGATTCATCAAACAACGCTTCGTCCTACCATCACAATGCAATCGGATTTATATGCACGCTAATTGCTTCcgctttgtttggtttactgtTTTCCTTAACAGATCtctattttagaaaattctttaaaaaatctACGTTGAGAGAATTTATGGACGTTATTATCTGTCAATCGTTCTTCGCCACGTGTATAATTATGATTGGCTTGTTCGCGAGTAAAAACTGGAGGAATTTGAAGACGGAGATGAATAGTTTTGAGCTTGGGAGATTagcttatattatgatattaatttGGATTAGTGTGTGTTGGCAGCTGTATACTTATTGTCTACTTGGATTAATTATGAAGGTATCTGCTGTGTTTGCAAATGTGATTACTACGTTGGGTGCGCCGTTAATCCCGATTATGTCTgtgattatttttaatgataagATGAGTGGGGTGAAAGCAATTTCAATTGTTTTAGCTATTTGGGGATTTTCTTCTTATGCTTATCAACAGTACCTTGATGAGCTAAATCATAAAGATGATAGTAACGAAATTGAGGATGAGTCTACTGATCGACAAACGATTTAG